The proteins below are encoded in one region of Shewanella putrefaciens:
- the fabF gene encoding beta-ketoacyl-ACP synthase II, whose translation MSKRRVVVTGLGLVTPVGNTVDTSWKALLSGKSGIAPITKFDASEFTTRFSGSVKDFDVEQYLTKKDARKMDLFIQYGMAAGIQAIQDSGLDMSKENPSRVGTAIGAGMGGMWLIEQNHSALINGGPRKISPFFVPSTIINMIAGHLSIMYGMTGPNFAVTTACTTGVHNIGFAARTIAYGDADVMVAGGAEDVTCPLGVGGFGAAKALSTRNDDPTAASRPWDKDRDGFVIGDGAGVIVMEEYERAKARGATIYGELVGFGMSGDAFHMTSPPSDGAGAAAAMVNAIHDAKLSLEQIGYINAHGTSTPAGDKAEAAAVKSVFGDHAYNLLVSSTKSMTGHLLGAAGAVEAIFTLLALRDQAVPPTINLDNPDEGCDLDFVAHTARDVKLDYALCNSFGFGGTNGSLLFKRV comes from the coding sequence GTGTCTAAACGTCGTGTAGTGGTAACCGGTTTAGGATTAGTAACTCCCGTGGGTAATACCGTCGATACTTCTTGGAAGGCTTTGCTTTCTGGTAAGAGTGGTATTGCGCCGATAACCAAATTTGATGCCAGTGAGTTTACAACTCGTTTTAGTGGTTCAGTAAAAGATTTTGATGTGGAGCAGTACTTAACTAAAAAAGACGCCCGCAAGATGGATCTTTTTATCCAATACGGTATGGCGGCTGGCATCCAAGCTATCCAAGACTCTGGTCTGGACATGAGCAAAGAAAACCCTAGCCGAGTGGGCACAGCTATTGGTGCGGGTATGGGTGGTATGTGGTTGATTGAACAGAACCACAGCGCTTTGATCAATGGCGGTCCTCGCAAAATATCACCTTTCTTTGTGCCAAGCACCATCATCAATATGATCGCGGGCCACCTGTCGATCATGTATGGCATGACTGGGCCTAACTTTGCCGTCACGACGGCGTGCACTACGGGTGTTCACAATATTGGCTTTGCGGCGCGTACCATTGCCTATGGTGATGCGGACGTCATGGTTGCCGGTGGTGCAGAAGATGTTACCTGTCCATTGGGTGTGGGGGGGTTCGGTGCCGCTAAGGCGTTGTCGACCCGTAATGACGACCCCACCGCGGCGAGCCGCCCTTGGGATAAAGATCGCGATGGTTTTGTGATTGGTGATGGTGCTGGCGTGATCGTGATGGAAGAGTATGAGCGCGCTAAAGCACGCGGTGCAACCATTTACGGCGAGTTGGTCGGTTTTGGTATGAGTGGCGATGCGTTCCATATGACATCGCCTCCAAGCGATGGTGCTGGCGCGGCTGCGGCTATGGTTAATGCCATTCATGACGCTAAGTTATCACTGGAACAAATTGGTTATATCAATGCCCATGGTACCTCGACACCCGCGGGTGATAAGGCCGAAGCGGCAGCGGTTAAGTCAGTATTTGGCGATCATGCTTATAACTTGCTCGTCAGCTCGACTAAATCGATGACTGGCCACTTGCTGGGTGCTGCGGGCGCGGTTGAAGCGATTTTTACTCTGCTTGCACTGCGCGACCAAGCCGTGCCACCGACCATCAATTTGGATAATCCAGATGAAGGCTGTGACTTAGACTTTGTTGCCCATACTGCCCGTGATGTGAAGTTAGATTACGCCTTGTGTAACTCCTTCGGCTTTGGTGGTACTAACGGTTCATTACTGTTTAAGCGAGTGTAA
- a CDS encoding acyl-CoA thioesterase, with product MAGIDRQSTLRFLSEPADVNFGGKVHGGAVMKWIDLAAYACAAGWSGKYCITAYAGGIRFVQPILVGNIVEVSAKVIYTGKTSMHIGIDVRAGDPKVSERHLTTHCIVIMVAVDENGQPTPVPEWIPQTEHDIHLRDSALRLMEMRKKIGAEMEAHVQK from the coding sequence ATGGCTGGTATCGATAGACAGAGTACCCTGAGATTTTTGTCAGAGCCTGCGGATGTCAATTTTGGTGGTAAGGTCCACGGCGGCGCGGTGATGAAATGGATCGATCTCGCGGCCTATGCCTGTGCCGCAGGCTGGAGCGGTAAATATTGTATTACCGCCTATGCGGGCGGTATTCGTTTTGTGCAACCCATTTTAGTGGGCAACATAGTCGAAGTCAGCGCTAAGGTGATTTATACGGGCAAGACCTCTATGCATATCGGTATCGATGTGCGTGCGGGCGACCCTAAGGTTTCCGAGCGTCATCTCACCACTCACTGTATTGTGATCATGGTGGCGGTGGATGAAAACGGCCAACCCACACCCGTGCCTGAGTGGATACCACAGACTGAACATGATATTCATTTGCGGGATTCTGCACTGCGCTTGATGGAAATGCGTAAAAAGATTGGCGCCGAAATGGAAGCCCACGTGCAGAAATAA